The following coding sequences are from one Streptomyces sp. NBC_01294 window:
- a CDS encoding aminotransferase class I/II-fold pyridoxal phosphate-dependent enzyme, translating into MRTEPARRLLDLPRSSFATMAGSIAHLVGTGEDVVNLCQGNPDLPTPPHIVEALRREVLDPATHRYPAFSGLLELKTAIARWYAVNHRVELDPETEVAILFGAKAGLVEISQCFLNPGDVCLMPDPAFPDYWAGVVLARARMHPLPLLEGNGFLPDYGAVDPAVADESKLMFLNYPNNPTSVTAPPEFYERTVRFAAEHEVIVASDFAYGGLSLGGEAPVSFLATAGAKDVGVEFISLSKMFNMAGWRIGAVVGNRDVIAAVNLIQEHYYVSLPPFIQRAAVTALTGPQDCVHELSGIYARRRDVFVAGLREAGWQLDVPGSIFAWLPLPEGADSVAFADELLHRAKVAVAPGRWFGEHGEGYVRVSLLAPEDRLREAVARMADFRHAYTRGTYGRPPARSAGTR; encoded by the coding sequence GTGAGAACTGAACCGGCACGACGCCTCCTGGACCTGCCCAGAAGCTCCTTCGCGACGATGGCGGGCAGCATCGCCCACCTCGTCGGGACGGGCGAGGACGTGGTCAACCTGTGCCAGGGAAACCCCGACCTCCCCACGCCGCCCCACATCGTCGAGGCCTTGCGCCGCGAGGTGCTCGACCCCGCCACCCACCGCTACCCGGCATTCTCCGGCCTGCTCGAACTCAAGACCGCCATCGCCCGGTGGTATGCGGTGAACCACCGGGTCGAGCTGGACCCCGAGACCGAGGTCGCGATCCTGTTCGGCGCGAAGGCCGGCCTGGTGGAGATCAGCCAGTGCTTCCTGAACCCGGGCGACGTGTGCCTGATGCCGGACCCCGCCTTCCCGGACTACTGGGCGGGGGTGGTACTCGCCAGGGCGCGCATGCACCCCCTCCCGCTCCTGGAGGGCAACGGCTTCCTTCCCGACTACGGGGCAGTCGACCCGGCCGTGGCCGACGAGTCCAAGCTGATGTTCCTGAACTATCCCAACAACCCGACCTCGGTGACCGCTCCGCCGGAGTTCTACGAACGCACCGTACGGTTCGCGGCCGAGCACGAGGTCATCGTGGCGTCCGACTTCGCCTACGGGGGGCTGAGCCTGGGCGGTGAGGCCCCGGTCTCCTTCCTGGCGACGGCCGGGGCGAAGGACGTGGGGGTCGAGTTCATCTCGCTGTCGAAGATGTTCAACATGGCGGGCTGGCGGATCGGTGCCGTCGTCGGCAACCGCGACGTCATCGCCGCCGTCAACCTCATCCAGGAGCACTACTACGTCTCGCTCCCGCCGTTCATCCAGCGCGCCGCCGTCACGGCGCTGACCGGCCCCCAGGACTGCGTCCACGAGCTCTCGGGGATCTACGCACGCCGCAGGGACGTGTTCGTCGCCGGACTACGGGAAGCCGGCTGGCAACTCGACGTTCCCGGCTCGATCTTCGCCTGGTTGCCCCTGCCCGAAGGGGCGGACTCCGTCGCGTTCGCCGACGAGCTGCTCCACCGGGCCAAGGTGGCGGTGGCTCCCGGCCGTTGGTTCGGCGAGCACGGCGAGGGATACGTACGCGTGAGCCTGCTGGCGCCGGAGGACAGGCTCCGGGAAGCGGTCGCCCGCATGGCCGACTTCCGCCACGCCTACACCCGGGGCACGTACGGAAGGCCACCCGCGCGCTCCGCGGGAACCCGGTAG
- a CDS encoding SDR family NAD(P)-dependent oxidoreductase, with translation MFKDTVVVVTGAASGIGKQTAIEFARQAAKVVVADIDETSGTAVVADLTRDGHDAIFIRTDLTSEADCRHLITTAAETYGTVDVLVNNAGIEISTPLHEMSEQEWDRLVDTNLKSMFLCSKHALRTMVEANSGVIVNVCSVSGLVAWPGIAAYNATKGGVMMLTKSLAVDYAQYNIRANCVCPSIIDTPMTDTSIGHDASVKEEKAKLNPIGRLGTPEDVANAILFLASEKSSFITGAALTVDGGYTAI, from the coding sequence GTGTTCAAGGACACTGTGGTCGTGGTCACCGGTGCCGCGTCCGGCATCGGGAAGCAGACCGCGATCGAATTCGCCCGGCAGGCCGCGAAGGTCGTCGTCGCGGACATCGACGAGACGTCCGGCACCGCCGTGGTGGCCGACCTCACGCGCGACGGCCACGACGCGATCTTCATCAGGACGGACCTCACCAGTGAGGCGGACTGCCGCCACCTCATCACCACCGCCGCCGAGACGTACGGCACGGTCGACGTCCTCGTCAACAACGCGGGCATCGAGATATCCACGCCCCTGCACGAGATGTCCGAGCAGGAGTGGGACAGGCTGGTCGACACCAACCTGAAGAGCATGTTCCTGTGCTCGAAGCACGCGCTGCGCACGATGGTCGAGGCCAACAGCGGGGTCATCGTGAACGTCTGCTCGGTCAGCGGGCTGGTGGCCTGGCCCGGCATCGCCGCGTACAACGCCACCAAGGGCGGCGTCATGATGCTGACGAAGTCGCTGGCCGTCGACTACGCGCAGTACAACATCCGGGCCAACTGCGTCTGCCCCAGCATCATCGACACGCCCATGACCGACACGTCCATCGGCCACGACGCGTCGGTCAAGGAGGAGAAGGCGAAGCTGAATCCGATCGGGCGCCTGGGAACGCCCGAGGACGTGGCGAACGCGATCCTCTTCCTCGCCTCGGAGAAGTCGTCGTTCATCACGGGCGCCGCGCTCACCGTCGACGGCGGCTACACGGCCATCTAG
- a CDS encoding MFS transporter, translated as MSDRLGGEQRAAGFPVLTVLALMAGIFAVGSEELVVSPLLADMAGSFDTSVAVMALSVSTYGIATAVGALLFAPLGDRFSRRLALTIGMGAFVLGTLMCAFAAGPGVFFTGRALAGLATGAFVPTAYAFVGDQIPYQHRGRAMGILVSSWSISLVVGVPLGSFVGQSVGWRWTFGLLSVLGVFVTFVMLFTKSGAGPDHEDAPQQAQDDTPAPSDGWVRSAARAFLAPKVALYVLATFLNMLGFYGMYTYLGTALQDRFGDGSSMTGVMILLYGLGFATSFVTGRWADRLGKERVLIALLAGLVPALALIPQVSRWTALLVVCLFLWGAMQSLVVTLLSTLLSETSQTHRGTILAFYSLATNLAVALGAALLGPLFTAYGFSAVGWVCAGVTLVAFALSGWARLRGAGRTATPDDAPAGRLGTKAVAGEN; from the coding sequence GTGTCGGACCGATTGGGCGGCGAACAACGCGCTGCCGGGTTCCCCGTGTTGACGGTCCTCGCACTGATGGCGGGCATCTTCGCCGTCGGCTCGGAGGAGTTGGTGGTCTCCCCGCTGCTCGCGGACATGGCCGGGTCGTTCGACACGTCGGTGGCCGTGATGGCGCTGTCCGTCAGCACCTACGGCATCGCGACGGCGGTGGGCGCGCTGCTCTTCGCCCCGCTCGGCGACCGCTTCTCACGCCGTCTCGCCCTGACGATCGGCATGGGCGCGTTCGTCCTGGGCACTCTGATGTGCGCGTTCGCCGCCGGGCCCGGAGTGTTCTTCACCGGACGGGCCCTGGCCGGTCTGGCCACGGGTGCATTCGTCCCGACGGCCTACGCGTTCGTCGGCGACCAGATTCCGTACCAGCACCGGGGCAGGGCCATGGGCATCCTGGTGTCGAGCTGGTCGATCTCGCTGGTGGTGGGCGTGCCGCTGGGATCGTTCGTCGGCCAGTCGGTCGGCTGGCGGTGGACCTTCGGGCTGCTGTCGGTCCTGGGCGTCTTCGTGACCTTCGTGATGCTGTTCACGAAGAGCGGCGCCGGCCCGGACCACGAGGACGCTCCCCAGCAGGCGCAGGACGACACCCCGGCACCCTCGGACGGGTGGGTACGGTCGGCGGCCCGGGCCTTCCTGGCGCCCAAGGTGGCCCTGTACGTACTGGCGACCTTCCTGAACATGCTCGGCTTCTACGGGATGTACACCTACCTCGGCACCGCGCTGCAGGACCGGTTCGGCGACGGCAGCTCCATGACCGGCGTCATGATCCTTCTGTACGGCCTGGGGTTCGCGACGAGCTTCGTCACCGGCAGGTGGGCCGACCGGCTCGGCAAGGAGCGGGTCCTCATCGCGCTGCTGGCCGGTCTGGTCCCCGCCCTGGCGCTGATCCCGCAGGTGAGCCGCTGGACGGCGCTGCTGGTGGTCTGCCTGTTCCTCTGGGGCGCGATGCAGAGCCTGGTCGTCACCCTGCTCAGCACGCTGCTGAGCGAGACCTCGCAGACGCACCGGGGGACCATCCTCGCCTTCTACAGCCTCGCCACCAACCTCGCCGTCGCCCTCGGGGCGGCGCTGCTCGGTCCCCTGTTCACCGCGTACGGCTTCTCCGCGGTGGGCTGGGTCTGCGCCGGCGTCACGCTGGTCGCCTTCGCCCTCAGCGGCTGGGCCCGGCTGCGCGGCGCCGGGCGGACGGCGACCCCCGACGACGCTCCGGCCGGGCGTCTCGGCACCAAGGCGGTGGCAGGTGAGAACTGA
- a CDS encoding SDR family oxidoreductase: MTRVAMVLGASEGIGRATALHLRAKGYATVLSARTRSALEDVARESGCGQDVFVVPGDITSQSFRAELVAAAERRFGRIDVLINNAPGPAPGSFDHTDPADVTSAMERKLVPYLDLIKSVAPVMTRNEFGRIVNIVGNMGKEPASGMFLSGLVNAAVSNASKYLASQYAKDNVTVNCVHPGTIRTQRYDRAVEHISRAGGITPTEAEDRLRTAIPMARPGSTDEVAALIGFLVSDEASYLTGQQISVDGGQLACV; encoded by the coding sequence GTGACACGGGTGGCCATGGTCCTGGGGGCCAGTGAAGGAATCGGGCGCGCCACGGCACTGCATCTGCGGGCCAAGGGATACGCGACGGTACTGAGTGCACGCACGCGGAGCGCGCTGGAAGACGTCGCACGGGAATCCGGCTGCGGACAGGACGTGTTCGTCGTTCCGGGGGACATCACGTCGCAATCGTTCCGCGCCGAACTGGTCGCCGCCGCCGAGCGGCGATTCGGCAGGATCGACGTGCTGATCAACAATGCGCCCGGTCCGGCGCCCGGATCGTTCGACCATACGGATCCCGCGGACGTGACCTCCGCCATGGAGCGGAAGCTCGTGCCGTATCTGGACCTGATCAAGTCCGTGGCTCCGGTGATGACCCGCAATGAATTCGGGCGGATCGTCAACATCGTCGGGAACATGGGAAAGGAGCCGGCCTCCGGCATGTTCCTTTCGGGGTTGGTCAACGCGGCGGTGTCGAACGCGAGTAAATATCTGGCGAGCCAGTACGCCAAGGACAACGTGACCGTGAATTGCGTGCACCCGGGGACCATCCGGACCCAGCGCTACGACCGGGCCGTGGAGCACATCAGCCGGGCCGGCGGAATCACGCCGACCGAGGCTGAGGACCGGTTGCGGACGGCCATCCCCATGGCCCGGCCGGGGAGCACCGACGAGGTCGCCGCCCTCATCGGATTCCTGGTGTCCGACGAAGCCTCGTACCTGACCGGGCAGCAGATCTCGGTCGACGGCGGGCAACTGGCCTGCGTGTAG
- a CDS encoding cupin domain-containing protein has product MTTQTHERRYFPAPDVVLHDNGVRHESYRRDDTEVRVTFVPPGVVAINGFRTEAQVGMVVRGELSVTVDGVTKLMRPEHDVYVVPPHVGLTAVNPSSEETVLLEITRSKPGEKYPAPDGYFLEPLESRKFVKMDVTFFLADWIELMVADIPGGGHMPYHKHSHEQIGICLDGRYDMTVEETSHELRFGGTYFCASQEGHSAENPHTALARSLNIFIPPRYHRVPKPETEQETP; this is encoded by the coding sequence ATGACCACACAGACGCACGAACGACGCTACTTCCCGGCGCCCGACGTGGTGCTCCATGACAACGGTGTCCGTCATGAGTCCTACCGGCGTGACGACACGGAAGTCCGTGTCACCTTCGTCCCTCCCGGCGTGGTGGCGATCAACGGGTTCCGTACGGAAGCGCAGGTGGGAATGGTCGTGCGCGGCGAGCTCTCCGTGACGGTCGACGGGGTGACGAAGCTGATGCGGCCGGAGCACGACGTCTACGTCGTCCCGCCGCACGTCGGGCTCACCGCCGTGAATCCGTCCTCGGAGGAGACCGTCCTGCTCGAGATCACGCGCAGCAAGCCGGGGGAGAAGTACCCCGCGCCGGACGGCTACTTCCTCGAACCGCTGGAGTCCCGCAAGTTCGTCAAGATGGACGTGACGTTCTTCCTCGCCGACTGGATCGAGCTGATGGTCGCCGACATTCCCGGCGGCGGCCACATGCCTTACCACAAGCATTCCCACGAGCAGATCGGGATATGCCTGGACGGGCGCTACGACATGACGGTGGAGGAAACCAGTCATGAGCTCCGGTTCGGTGGGACCTACTTCTGCGCGAGCCAGGAGGGGCACAGTGCCGAGAATCCCCACACCGCATTGGCGCGTTCCCTCAACATATTCATCCCGCCGCGGTACCACCGGGTGCCCAAGCCGGAGACGGAGCAGGAAACCCCGTGA
- a CDS encoding chorismate mutase — protein sequence MNDHIDVKDRIEGDRRAIDGLDARIIELLAQRSHISDRIQKNRIGSGGPRTVLAREAEVLSRYQDGLGPKGTPIAMSVLRLCRGVVPTDAQLTLTQDRP from the coding sequence ATGAACGACCACATCGATGTCAAGGACCGCATCGAGGGGGACCGCCGGGCGATCGACGGACTCGACGCGCGCATCATCGAACTGCTCGCCCAGCGCTCCCACATATCGGACCGCATCCAGAAGAACCGCATCGGCTCCGGTGGGCCGCGGACGGTCCTGGCCCGCGAGGCGGAGGTGCTGAGCCGCTACCAGGACGGCCTCGGCCCCAAGGGGACACCGATCGCCATGAGCGTCCTGCGGCTCTGCCGCGGCGTCGTCCCCACCGACGCCCAGCTCACCCTCACCCAAGACCGCCCCTGA